In the Indicator indicator isolate 239-I01 unplaced genomic scaffold, UM_Iind_1.1 iindUn_scaffold_152, whole genome shotgun sequence genome, one interval contains:
- the LOC128980391 gene encoding hydroxymethylglutaryl-CoA synthase, cytoplasmic-like gives MPGFLPVTAESCWPKDVGIVALEIYFPSQYMDQTELEKYDGVNAGKYTIGLGQSKMGFFSDREDINSLCLTVVQKLMERNSLSYDCIGRLEVGTETRVDKSKSVKTVLMQLFEESGNTDVEGIDTMNACYGGTAALFNAINWIESSSWDGRYALVVAGDIAVYATGNARPTDGAGAIATLVGPNAPLIFERG, from the exons ATGCCTGGGTTTCTTCCGGTGACTGCTGAATCCTGCTGGCCCAAAGATGTGGGAATTGTTGCACTGGAAATATATTTTCCCTCTCAGTACATGGACcagacagagctggagaagTATGATGGTGTGAATGCTGGCAAATACACCATTGGGTTAGGCCAGTCAAAGATGGGGTTCTTCTCTGATCGGGAGGATATCAATTCTCTCTGTTTGACTGTGGTTCAGAAGCTCATGGAGAGGAACAGCCTTTCCTATGACTGCATCGGGAGATTAGAAGTTGGAACAGAGACAAGAGTTGATAAATCAAAATCTGTAAAGACTGTCCTGATGCAACTTTTTGAAGAATCTGGTAATACGGATGTAGAAGGAATCGACACCATGAATGCATGCTATGgaggcactgctgctctctttAATGCTATTAATTGGATTGAATCTAGTTCTTGGGATG GACGCTATGCACTTGTTGTTGCTGGAGACATCGCTGTGTATGCCACTGGAAATGCCAGACCAACAGATGGAGCTGGTGCTATTGCTACGCTAGTTGGTCCAAATGCTCCGTTAATTTTTGAGAGAGGTTAG